From a single Populus nigra chromosome 18, ddPopNigr1.1, whole genome shotgun sequence genomic region:
- the LOC133677848 gene encoding uncharacterized protein LOC133677848 isoform X2 has product MAMAVFQLDIRPATRIAGVAALYHLKNSATSDPRPNILRIGSSARNITRPGNGLAVTKNAEKNNKKPDTCTADELHYVTVSNSEWKLALWRYLPSPKAKPRNHPLLLLSGVGTNAIGYDLSPESSFARSMSNQGFDTWTLEVRGTGLSALVGDHGEDSEVSSVEGEITEIVSKSKKSQSKLSETLVRLSERFLGYFDEGRNSVIACQIRDLSQKLVNIIEGQRSVAPQIFGFSENLSTALEKFLKQLDLIEKFDWDFDHYLKDDLPAVIGYIRTECRPKDGKLLAIGHSMGGILLYALLSRCCFQGMDSGLASVVTLGSSLDYTSSKSSLKLLLPVADPAKAVNVPVIPLGALLSAVHTFASRPPYVLSWLNHQISAPGMMHPELLEKLVLNNFCTVPAKLLLQLTTAFEEGDQDLICPPEAVYETVKVIPKHLVTYRVFGEPSGPHYAHYDLVGGGRLAVSQVYPCIINFLIQHDI; this is encoded by the exons atggCTATGGCTGTTTTCCAACTGGATATCCGACCCGCCACCAGAATTGCCGGTGTCGCAGCCCTCTATCACCTCAAGAACTCTGCTACATCCGACCCGAGACCTAACATCTTACGGATCGGTTCATCAGCTAGGAATATAACAAGACCAGGAAATGGGTTGGCTGTGACGAAAAATGCAGAGAAGAACAACAAGAAGCCTGATACATGTACGGCAGATGAGCTCCACTATGTCACCGTTTCTAATTCTGAATGGAAACTCGCTCTATGGCGTTACTTACCCTCTCCAAAG GCAAAGCCAAGGAACCATCCGCTGCTGCTGTTATCTGGGGTTGGAACTAATGCTATTGGATATGATCTCTCTCCTGAG TCATCATTTGCTCGCTCCATGTCTAATCAAGGATTTGATACATGGACTCTTGAAGTTAGAGGAACTGGTTTGAGTGCATTGGTGGGTGACCATGGGGAAG ATTCTGAGGTTTCTTCGGTTGAAGGGGAAATAACAGAAATTGTATCTAAATCCAAGAAATCACAATCAAAGTTGTCGGAAACTCTTGTGCGCTTATCTGAAAGGTTCTTGGGATACTTTGATGAAG GGAGAAACTCTGTCATTGCATGCCAAATTAGGGATTTAAGTCAAAAGCTTGTGAATATTATTGAAGGCCAGCGATCAGTTGCACCACAGATTTTCGGCTTCTCTGAGAACTTATCAACTGCACTAGAAAAATTCCTGAAACAACTTGATCTCATTGAGAAGTTTGATTGGGACTTTGATCACTACCTGAAAGATGATTTGCCAGCTGTG ATTGGGTACATAAGGACTGAATGCAGACCAAAGGACGGCAAGTTGCTTGCAATCGGGCACTCCATGGGCGGTATTCTGCTTTATGCACTGCTGTCACGATGTT GTTTTCAAGGAATGGATTCGGGGTTGGCATCAGTCGTTACTTTGGGATCATCACTTGACTACACGTCTTCAAAATCATCACTGAAATTGCTTTTACCTGTG GCAGACCCTGCAAAGGCAGTTAATGTTCCTGTTATTCCACTCGGAGCATTACTTTCTGCTGTTCACACTTTTGCATCTCGTCCTCCTTATGTATTGTCTTGGTTAAATCATCAAATTTCTGCTCCTGGCATGATGCATCCTGAGTTGCTTGAAAAACTTGTTTTGAACAACTTCT GCACAGTACCAGCAAAGCTTCTATTGCAGCTAACAACAGCATTTGAAGAAG GGGATCAAGATCTCATCTGTCCTCCAGAAGCTGTATACG AAACAGTAAAGGTCATTCCCAAGCATTTGGTTACTTACAGAGTTTTTGGAGAGCCAAGTGGTCCGCATTATGCTCACTATGATCTAGTGGGAGGAGGCCGTCTG GCTGTAAGTCAAGTGTATCCTTGCATAATCAATTTCCTCATTCAACATGACATATAA
- the LOC133678634 gene encoding uncharacterized protein LOC133678634, with translation MPLFAEHSSSTPAAIADQIKLRKPRSQQELQPISTETDPNPHASKSSKSNTIISSLFHSHFSTTPPDQSKKKGATFRGLGCTAGAAQQVSVPAVIRSSADWEGKRVKKKKGHPKRKKESLKLCSDNNNTSNSNGDVNGDGNFANCMVMQDVWCGPGMGLSGADAVVGSVDCVVARRNVSIGRGKIDGGEKINQRERERERERERPCIVRRAAVNPETLSFLDTDPAFITSRPEPEVFGTRYYRHIRHPSPDGLAEIMMLQNSFIMGGRMDRFSNWRLDIDHMTYEQLLDLGDRIGYVNTGLKEDEISRCVKKINPSFIKELSSHLPMVLEKKCSICQDDYEEDGEVGKLDCGHGFHIQCIKQWLGQKNTCPVCKKEPVGRG, from the exons ATGCCACTTTTTGCAGAGCACAGCAGCAGCACACCAGCAGCTATAGCAGACCAAATCAAGCTAAGAAAACCCAGAAGCCAACAAGAGTTGCAACCCATTTCAACTGAAACAGATCCAAACCCACATGCTTCCAAGTCATCCAAATCCAACACAATTATCTCCTCCCTCTTTCACTCTCACTTCTCTACAACCCCACCTGACCAATCCAAAAAGAAAGGTGCCACCTTTAGGGGCCTAGGATGCACTGCTGGAGCAGCTCAGCAAGTATCGGTGCCGGCGGTGATAAGGTCATCCGCGGACTGGGAAGGGAAAAGggtcaagaagaagaagggccatccaaaaagaaagaaagagagcttGAAACTTTGCAGTGACAACAACAATACTAGTAATAGCAATGGTGATGTTAATGGAGATGGTAATTTTGCGAATTGTATGGTTATGCAAGATGTTTGGTGCGGACCTGGAATGGGGTTATCTGGTGCTGATGCTGTTGTTGGGTCAGTTGACTGTGTTGTGGCTAGAAGAAACGTGTCAATTGGTAGAGGAAAGATTGATGGAGGAGAGAAAATTAATCAAagggaaagagagagggagagggagagagag CGTCCTTGTATAGTTAGGCGGGCAGCAGTTAATCCTGAAACTCTTTCATTTCTGGATACTGATCCTGCCTTTATAACATCTCGTCCTGAGCCAGAAGTTTTTGGAACTCGGTATTATCGCCATATTCGACATCCTTCCCCAGATGGACTCGCTGAG ATAATGATGCTCCAAAATAGTTTCATCATGGGAGGAAGAATGGATCGATTTAGCAACTGGAGACTAGATATTGATCACATGACATACGAG CAACTGCTCGATTTAGGTGATAGAATTGGTTATGTGAATACTGGATTGAAAGAAGATGAGATCAGCCGCTgtgttaagaaaattaatccCTCATTCATCAAGGAACTGTCATCACATTTACCTATGGTATTGGAAAAGAAGTGCAGCATTTGTCAG GATGACTATGAAGAAGATGGTGAGGTGGGAAAACTTGATTGTGGACATGGTTTTCACATACAATGCATAAAGCAATGGCTTGGACAGAAAAATACCTGCCCAGTTTGTAAGAAAGAACCGGTGGGTCGAGGCTAG
- the LOC133677848 gene encoding uncharacterized protein LOC133677848 isoform X1: MAMAVFQLDIRPATRIAGVAALYHLKNSATSDPRPNILRIGSSARNITRPGNGLAVTKNAEKNNKKPDTCTADELHYVTVSNSEWKLALWRYLPSPKAKPRNHPLLLLSGVGTNAIGYDLSPESSFARSMSNQGFDTWTLEVRGTGLSALVGDHGEDSEVSSVEGEITEIVSKSKKSQSKLSETLVRLSERFLGYFDEGRNSVIACQIRDLSQKLVNIIEGQRSVAPQIFGFSENLSTALEKFLKQLDLIEKFDWDFDHYLKDDLPAVIGYIRTECRPKDGKLLAIGHSMGGILLYALLSRCCFQGMDSGLASVVTLGSSLDYTSSKSSLKLLLPVADPAKAVNVPVIPLGALLSAVHTFASRPPYVLSWLNHQISAPGMMHPELLEKLVLNNFCTVPAKLLLQLTTAFEEGGLRDRSGSFLYKDHLGKTNVPVLAIAGDQDLICPPEAVYETVKVIPKHLVTYRVFGEPSGPHYAHYDLVGGGRLAVSQVYPCIINFLIQHDI; this comes from the exons atggCTATGGCTGTTTTCCAACTGGATATCCGACCCGCCACCAGAATTGCCGGTGTCGCAGCCCTCTATCACCTCAAGAACTCTGCTACATCCGACCCGAGACCTAACATCTTACGGATCGGTTCATCAGCTAGGAATATAACAAGACCAGGAAATGGGTTGGCTGTGACGAAAAATGCAGAGAAGAACAACAAGAAGCCTGATACATGTACGGCAGATGAGCTCCACTATGTCACCGTTTCTAATTCTGAATGGAAACTCGCTCTATGGCGTTACTTACCCTCTCCAAAG GCAAAGCCAAGGAACCATCCGCTGCTGCTGTTATCTGGGGTTGGAACTAATGCTATTGGATATGATCTCTCTCCTGAG TCATCATTTGCTCGCTCCATGTCTAATCAAGGATTTGATACATGGACTCTTGAAGTTAGAGGAACTGGTTTGAGTGCATTGGTGGGTGACCATGGGGAAG ATTCTGAGGTTTCTTCGGTTGAAGGGGAAATAACAGAAATTGTATCTAAATCCAAGAAATCACAATCAAAGTTGTCGGAAACTCTTGTGCGCTTATCTGAAAGGTTCTTGGGATACTTTGATGAAG GGAGAAACTCTGTCATTGCATGCCAAATTAGGGATTTAAGTCAAAAGCTTGTGAATATTATTGAAGGCCAGCGATCAGTTGCACCACAGATTTTCGGCTTCTCTGAGAACTTATCAACTGCACTAGAAAAATTCCTGAAACAACTTGATCTCATTGAGAAGTTTGATTGGGACTTTGATCACTACCTGAAAGATGATTTGCCAGCTGTG ATTGGGTACATAAGGACTGAATGCAGACCAAAGGACGGCAAGTTGCTTGCAATCGGGCACTCCATGGGCGGTATTCTGCTTTATGCACTGCTGTCACGATGTT GTTTTCAAGGAATGGATTCGGGGTTGGCATCAGTCGTTACTTTGGGATCATCACTTGACTACACGTCTTCAAAATCATCACTGAAATTGCTTTTACCTGTG GCAGACCCTGCAAAGGCAGTTAATGTTCCTGTTATTCCACTCGGAGCATTACTTTCTGCTGTTCACACTTTTGCATCTCGTCCTCCTTATGTATTGTCTTGGTTAAATCATCAAATTTCTGCTCCTGGCATGATGCATCCTGAGTTGCTTGAAAAACTTGTTTTGAACAACTTCT GCACAGTACCAGCAAAGCTTCTATTGCAGCTAACAACAGCATTTGAAGAAGGTGGATTACGAGACCGTAGTGGATCTTTCCTATACAAGGATCATCTAGGCAAAACTAATGTTCCTGTGTTAGCAATTGCAGGGGATCAAGATCTCATCTGTCCTCCAGAAGCTGTATACG AAACAGTAAAGGTCATTCCCAAGCATTTGGTTACTTACAGAGTTTTTGGAGAGCCAAGTGGTCCGCATTATGCTCACTATGATCTAGTGGGAGGAGGCCGTCTG GCTGTAAGTCAAGTGTATCCTTGCATAATCAATTTCCTCATTCAACATGACATATAA